The following coding sequences lie in one Daphnia pulex isolate KAP4 chromosome 1, ASM2113471v1 genomic window:
- the LOC124199757 gene encoding protein ARV1-like isoform X1: MAKNHFYLCIHCGARNEALFRVFTKSALTLQTCDDCNMIIDKYVEYDFTTIFIDILLLKLSAYRHVLYNSNTKSYLSRLVALTLLSFSYVEWVHQKGKKEHRSEPIFYELEWGYYLIIGQEFIKAALFSLTFLLFGFISSKLIMQQELFSCKHMLHGMAMSYCWNLVTIPSLVWNHYSTYHILSQIALLISCNHTFHVCICPSYMLSIITIVCAWGVQWIAAHGLQRMHLFS; encoded by the exons ATGGCAAAGAATCATTTCTACTTGTGTATTCATTGTGGCGCTCGAAATGAAGCCTTGTTTCGAGTATTTACTAAAAGTGCATTAACCTTGCAAACTTGT gATGATTGCAATATGATTATTGATAAGTATGTTGAATATGACTTCACAACAATCTTTATTGACATATTGTTACTTAAATTATCTGCATACAGACATGTTTTGTATAACTCCAACACAAAG tctTATCTATCAAGACTTGTGGCACTCACACTACTTTCCTTTAGCTATGTTGAATGGGTGCATCAGAAAGGCAAAAAGGAGCACAGATCTGAACCCATTTTCTATGAACTTGAATGGGGGTATTATCTTATCATTGGCCAGGAATTTATCA AAGCTGCTTTGTTTTCACTTACTTTCCTGCTCTTTGGATTCATCTCCTCAAAGTTAATCATGCAACAGGAACTCTTTTCTTGTAAACATATGCTGCATGGAATGGCCATGAGCTACTGTTG GAACCTTGTAACTATTCCTTCATTAGTATGGAACCACTATTCAACTTACCATATTTTAAGCCAAATAGCACTTTTAATAAGCTGCAACCACACATTTCATG tTTGTATCTGTCCAAGTTACATGTTATCCATTATCACGATTGTGTGTGCTTGGGGAGTCCAGTGGATTGCAGCGCACGGGTTACAACGTATGCATTTgttttcgtaa
- the LOC124199757 gene encoding protein ARV1-like isoform X2, whose product MIIDKYVEYDFTTIFIDILLLKLSAYRHVLYNSNTKSYLSRLVALTLLSFSYVEWVHQKGKKEHRSEPIFYELEWGYYLIIGQEFIKAALFSLTFLLFGFISSKLIMQQELFSCKHMLHGMAMSYCWNLVTIPSLVWNHYSTYHILSQIALLISCNHTFHVCICPSYMLSIITIVCAWGVQWIAAHGLQRMHLFS is encoded by the exons ATGATTATTGATAAGTATGTTGAATATGACTTCACAACAATCTTTATTGACATATTGTTACTTAAATTATCTGCATACAGACATGTTTTGTATAACTCCAACACAAAG tctTATCTATCAAGACTTGTGGCACTCACACTACTTTCCTTTAGCTATGTTGAATGGGTGCATCAGAAAGGCAAAAAGGAGCACAGATCTGAACCCATTTTCTATGAACTTGAATGGGGGTATTATCTTATCATTGGCCAGGAATTTATCA AAGCTGCTTTGTTTTCACTTACTTTCCTGCTCTTTGGATTCATCTCCTCAAAGTTAATCATGCAACAGGAACTCTTTTCTTGTAAACATATGCTGCATGGAATGGCCATGAGCTACTGTTG GAACCTTGTAACTATTCCTTCATTAGTATGGAACCACTATTCAACTTACCATATTTTAAGCCAAATAGCACTTTTAATAAGCTGCAACCACACATTTCATG tTTGTATCTGTCCAAGTTACATGTTATCCATTATCACGATTGTGTGTGCTTGGGGAGTCCAGTGGATTGCAGCGCACGGGTTACAACGTATGCATTTgttttcgtaa
- the LOC124199774 gene encoding uncharacterized protein LOC124199774 isoform X2, whose protein sequence is MDTTETTVYATQLLDHPPKIIVDLVLGTLDSTFTDCMEAMEESLVSREDVPKENLIKGIGLLKSRFSQKMDPICSKLERFMLEVIFKVPEHVLLPEDVAQRKKHSVKGHEKILKEIESLKAEIQTYETIFI, encoded by the exons ATGGACACGACGGAGACTACCGTTTATGCTACGCAGCTACTTGATCACCCACCGAAAATAATTGTGGATTTAG TGCTAGGAACATTGGATTCGACCTTTACTGATTGTATGGAAGCCATGGAAGAATCATTGGTGTCGCGTGAAGATGTTCCCAAAGAAAACCTCATTAAAGGAATTGGACTTCTAAAATCAAGATTCTCACAAAAAATGGATCCAATCTGCAGCAAACTTGAA AGGTTTATGTTGGAGGTAATATTCAAAGTCCCAGAACATGTGCTTTTGCCCGAAGATGTagctcaaagaaaaaagcacaGTGTGAAAGGCCACGAGAAAATtctgaaagaaattgaaagtcTCAAAGCAGAAATCCAAACG TATGAAACTATTTTCATTTAG
- the LOC124199774 gene encoding uncharacterized protein LOC124199774 isoform X1, whose translation MDTTETTVYATQLLDHPPKIIVDLVLGTLDSTFTDCMEAMEESLVSREDVPKENLIKGIGLLKSRFSQKMDPICSKLERFMLEVIFKVPEHVLLPEDVAQRKKHSVKGHEKILKEIESLKAEIQTEKYKKVVFNGKLKEATETLENLRAAASEIENTSHKILWENQKTDVKENSQYIVDNIEKYKTQLDGLRELVPPPETPDNVTVFRQKENDLFKRY comes from the exons ATGGACACGACGGAGACTACCGTTTATGCTACGCAGCTACTTGATCACCCACCGAAAATAATTGTGGATTTAG TGCTAGGAACATTGGATTCGACCTTTACTGATTGTATGGAAGCCATGGAAGAATCATTGGTGTCGCGTGAAGATGTTCCCAAAGAAAACCTCATTAAAGGAATTGGACTTCTAAAATCAAGATTCTCACAAAAAATGGATCCAATCTGCAGCAAACTTGAA AGGTTTATGTTGGAGGTAATATTCAAAGTCCCAGAACATGTGCTTTTGCCCGAAGATGTagctcaaagaaaaaagcacaGTGTGAAAGGCCACGAGAAAATtctgaaagaaattgaaagtcTCAAAGCAGAAATCCAAACG GAAAAGTACAAAAAAGTAgtttttaatggaaaattaaaagaagcAACAGAAACCCTTGAAAACCTTAGAGCTGCTGCCTCCGAAATTGAAAACACTTCACATAAAATTTtatgggaaaaccaaaaaacagaTGTTAAGGAAAATTCTCAATATATTGTTGACAATATTGAGAAATACAAAACCCAACTGGACGGATTGCGAGAACTGGTTCCTCCACCTGAGACACCTGATAATGTAACAGTTTTTCGTCAGAAAGAAAACGATCTGTTTAAACGCTATTAA